In Halobaculum rubrum, the following are encoded in one genomic region:
- a CDS encoding dienelactone hydrolase family protein, producing MTDVLVPGGRDVRGSLDRAGDTGDPSHARADACVVACPPHPQHRGHRGDERLRAVSAVLTAGGVDCLRFDYGDWDEGYGERADARNAVAWARERYGRVGLFGFSFGGCLALLVGAEGDADAVSALAPTARLASDLDAVAAMDDIDCPAQVVYATRDDTADWEPVVERARELDIDLREFSADHFFVGQAGKVGDAVGEWLLDTL from the coding sequence GTGACCGACGTACTCGTTCCCGGCGGCCGCGACGTTCGGGGCTCGCTCGACCGCGCGGGCGATACGGGGGATCCCAGCCACGCCCGGGCCGACGCCTGCGTCGTCGCGTGCCCGCCCCACCCGCAGCACCGCGGCCACCGCGGCGACGAGCGCCTCCGGGCGGTCTCGGCGGTCCTGACCGCCGGCGGCGTCGACTGCCTCCGCTTCGACTACGGCGACTGGGACGAGGGGTACGGCGAGCGCGCCGACGCGCGCAACGCTGTCGCGTGGGCGCGCGAGCGCTACGGCCGCGTCGGCCTGTTCGGATTCAGCTTCGGCGGGTGTCTGGCGCTTCTGGTCGGAGCGGAGGGCGACGCCGACGCCGTCTCGGCGCTGGCGCCGACCGCACGGCTCGCGTCCGACCTCGACGCCGTGGCGGCGATGGACGACATCGACTGTCCCGCGCAGGTGGTGTACGCGACCCGCGACGACACCGCCGACTGGGAACCGGTGGTCGAGCGCGCGCGGGAACTCGACATCGACCTCCGGGAGTTCTCCGCCGACCACTTCTTCGTCGGACAGGCGGGGAAGGTGGGCGACGCCGTGGGAGAGTGGCTACTCGACACGCTGTGA
- a CDS encoding ABC transporter substrate-binding protein translates to MSDNTDETLDAITRRRVLAGAGTASAVGLAGCTGGSGGDESETDTGETSDGESTTATTAGGTLNFAQTKSPLDFDPLKANDVPSLQVVGQVFDNLYTYGEGTELVPQLAAGEPEVNDDATRYVVELREDIAFHNGEPITAEDVKYSFLAPGREETNNGSEFTMIDSITVVDDRTVQFDLKFPFGPFRHKLAWAPVPKAYREENKESFNRDPVGSGPFTLESATEGDEVVMERWEEYHGDAPSLEGAVFSPVEEPTTRVTTLKNGEFDIVQTVPPKLYSTVKSQEGSSVAERQGLGYYYLAFNCNEGPTSDPKVREAIDYAVSMDQAVQNYIEPAGTRLTAPMPETVTDAWEFPTDDWADISHDKDVDMAAQLLEEAGVSKDYSWKIIVPPDDKREQIGISVGNGLQEAGWSNVEVQRLDWGAFLDKYATGNEDDYNMYTLGWVDEFDPDGYLYYMFHPEVESETNGCYYRNEEVADKLTQARQSADREERKRLYTEATTTILEDRAHLPAYNLKNSFGVRDTVEGFRPHTVSGINPRLAGQETVSLND, encoded by the coding sequence GTGAGCGACAACACAGACGAAACGCTGGACGCGATCACACGACGCCGAGTCCTCGCCGGCGCCGGCACCGCGAGCGCGGTCGGCCTCGCCGGCTGCACTGGCGGGTCGGGAGGCGACGAGTCCGAAACGGACACGGGCGAGACGAGCGACGGTGAATCGACCACCGCGACGACCGCCGGCGGGACGCTCAACTTCGCGCAGACGAAGTCGCCGCTGGACTTCGACCCGCTGAAGGCCAACGACGTTCCCTCGCTGCAGGTCGTCGGACAGGTCTTCGACAACCTCTACACGTACGGCGAGGGGACCGAGCTCGTTCCGCAGCTCGCCGCCGGCGAGCCGGAAGTCAACGACGACGCGACGCGGTACGTCGTCGAACTCCGCGAGGATATCGCGTTCCACAACGGCGAGCCGATCACCGCCGAGGACGTGAAGTACTCCTTCCTCGCGCCGGGACGCGAGGAGACCAACAACGGGTCGGAGTTCACGATGATCGACTCCATCACCGTCGTCGACGACCGGACGGTCCAGTTCGACCTGAAGTTCCCCTTCGGGCCGTTCCGCCACAAGCTCGCGTGGGCGCCGGTGCCGAAGGCGTACCGCGAGGAGAATAAGGAGTCGTTCAACCGGGACCCCGTCGGCTCCGGACCGTTCACGCTGGAGTCGGCCACCGAGGGCGACGAGGTCGTCATGGAGCGCTGGGAGGAGTACCACGGGGACGCGCCGAGCCTCGAGGGCGCGGTCTTCAGCCCCGTCGAGGAGCCGACGACGCGGGTCACGACGCTGAAGAACGGCGAGTTCGACATCGTCCAGACGGTGCCGCCGAAGCTGTACTCGACCGTGAAGAGCCAGGAGGGCTCCTCCGTGGCAGAACGGCAGGGACTGGGCTACTACTACCTCGCGTTCAACTGCAACGAGGGCCCCACCTCGGACCCGAAGGTCCGAGAGGCGATCGACTACGCGGTCTCGATGGACCAGGCCGTCCAGAACTACATCGAGCCGGCTGGCACGCGCCTGACCGCGCCGATGCCCGAGACGGTCACCGACGCCTGGGAGTTCCCGACCGACGACTGGGCGGATATCTCCCACGACAAGGACGTCGACATGGCCGCACAGCTGTTGGAGGAGGCCGGCGTCTCCAAAGATTACTCCTGGAAGATCATCGTCCCGCCGGACGACAAGCGCGAACAGATCGGCATCTCGGTCGGTAACGGCCTTCAGGAGGCCGGCTGGAGCAACGTCGAGGTCCAGCGGCTGGACTGGGGGGCGTTCCTCGACAAGTACGCCACCGGTAACGAGGACGACTACAACATGTACACGCTCGGCTGGGTCGACGAGTTCGACCCCGACGGCTACCTCTACTACATGTTCCACCCCGAGGTGGAAAGCGAGACCAACGGCTGTTACTACCGCAACGAGGAGGTCGCCGACAAGCTGACGCAAGCCCGGCAGTCGGCCGACCGTGAGGAACGCAAGCGGCTGTACACCGAGGCGACGACGACGATACTGGAGGACCGGGCTCACCTGCCCGCGTACAACCTCAAGAACAGCTTCGGCGTTCGGGACACCGTCGAGGGCTTCCGTCCCCACACAGTCTCCGGGATCAACCCGCGACTGGCCGGGCAGGAAACCGTCAGCCTGAACGACTGA
- a CDS encoding DUF1611 domain-containing protein: MYDRVAVLAHEKFPDRSKTANGIIRYADYEVAGVLDRDRAGEHVADHLPDVPDAPIVESFADVPGDVDALIVGIAPIGGGFDESWRPDVRAAIEAGCDVISGLHYFLNDDDEFAELAAEHGVDLRDVRRPHDDLTVAGGRSDEVSADVVLTVGTDCSVGKMTATMEIVEAAREAGIDACAIPTGQTGIMIEGWGNPVDRVVSDFTAGAVEEMILEKGDEHDLLVVEGQGSIVHPAYSAVTCGILHGAMADELVLCHAAGREAIHGYEDTALPPIEEYVDLYESLSAPVHESEVVAGALNTADLADDTAARDAVDEFADAIDAPATDLIRFGAEAVVEAIR, translated from the coding sequence ATGTACGACCGCGTCGCTGTCCTCGCTCACGAGAAGTTTCCGGACCGCTCGAAGACCGCCAACGGGATCATCCGCTACGCCGACTACGAGGTCGCCGGGGTCCTCGACCGCGACCGCGCCGGCGAGCACGTCGCCGATCACCTGCCGGACGTGCCCGATGCACCGATCGTCGAGTCGTTCGCCGACGTGCCCGGCGACGTGGACGCGCTGATCGTCGGAATCGCGCCCATCGGCGGCGGCTTCGACGAGTCGTGGCGTCCGGACGTGCGCGCGGCCATCGAGGCCGGCTGCGACGTGATATCGGGCCTTCACTACTTCCTCAACGACGACGACGAGTTCGCCGAACTCGCGGCCGAACACGGCGTCGACCTCCGGGACGTCCGGAGGCCCCACGACGACCTCACCGTCGCAGGGGGACGCTCTGACGAGGTGAGCGCGGACGTGGTCCTGACCGTCGGGACCGACTGCTCGGTCGGCAAGATGACCGCGACGATGGAGATCGTCGAGGCCGCCCGCGAGGCCGGGATCGACGCCTGTGCGATCCCGACCGGCCAGACCGGGATCATGATCGAGGGGTGGGGCAACCCCGTCGATCGCGTCGTCTCGGACTTCACCGCCGGCGCCGTCGAGGAGATGATCCTCGAGAAGGGCGACGAGCACGACTTGCTCGTCGTCGAGGGCCAGGGAAGCATCGTCCACCCCGCCTACTCGGCGGTCACCTGCGGCATCCTCCACGGCGCGATGGCCGACGAACTGGTTCTGTGTCACGCCGCCGGGCGCGAGGCGATCCACGGCTACGAGGACACTGCACTCCCGCCGATCGAGGAGTACGTCGACCTCTACGAGTCGCTTTCGGCGCCCGTCCACGAAAGCGAGGTCGTCGCCGGCGCGCTCAACACCGCCGACCTCGCGGACGATACCGCCGCCCGGGACGCGGTCGACGAGTTCGCCGACGCGATCGACGCGCCCGCGACGGACCTCATCCGGTTCGGCGCCGAGGCGGTCGTGGAGGCGATCCGATGA
- a CDS encoding Lrp/AsnC family transcriptional regulator has product MSGAEGDGAEADPADDWRAGLDDVDARLIDDYQSGFPVAERPFRIVGEELGIDEEEALDRVKRLRERGVFRRFGAVLNPPVIGSSTLAAVSAPEDRFEEVAETINGYRQVNHNYRRDHEWNQWFVVTAASRETRDRILAEIEDRTGREVLNLPMLTDYYIDLEFPVWNDDAFARESLESTDAGATRISENATGDLSELDRALLVEIQDGFPLSATPYRAVAEAVDADVSDVLAAIERLLADGCIKRVGCVVNHIVTGFRNNCMVVWNVPDDRLDELGESVGELPYVTLCYHRPRRPERDWEYNLFTMVHGREADAVDAKIDELAADHLPFDHERLYSTATLKQTGAQYEELVGDGA; this is encoded by the coding sequence ATGAGTGGCGCCGAGGGCGATGGCGCGGAGGCGGACCCGGCCGACGACTGGCGCGCCGGTCTCGACGACGTCGACGCGCGACTGATCGACGACTACCAGAGCGGCTTCCCCGTCGCCGAGCGGCCGTTCCGGATCGTCGGCGAGGAACTCGGGATCGACGAAGAGGAGGCGCTCGATCGGGTGAAACGGCTCCGCGAGCGCGGCGTGTTCCGGCGGTTCGGCGCGGTGCTCAACCCGCCGGTGATCGGCTCGTCGACGCTGGCGGCCGTCTCGGCGCCCGAGGACCGCTTCGAGGAGGTCGCGGAGACGATCAACGGCTACCGCCAGGTGAACCACAACTACCGCCGCGACCACGAGTGGAACCAGTGGTTCGTCGTCACCGCCGCCAGCCGGGAGACGCGCGACCGGATCCTCGCGGAGATCGAGGATCGAACCGGCCGCGAGGTGCTGAACCTCCCGATGCTGACGGACTACTACATCGACCTGGAGTTTCCCGTCTGGAACGACGACGCGTTCGCGAGAGAATCGCTGGAGTCGACGGACGCCGGGGCGACCCGGATCTCCGAGAACGCGACCGGCGACCTCTCGGAGTTGGACCGGGCACTGCTCGTCGAGATCCAGGACGGGTTCCCGCTGTCGGCGACGCCGTACCGCGCCGTGGCGGAGGCGGTCGACGCCGACGTGTCGGACGTGCTCGCGGCGATCGAGCGCCTGCTGGCGGACGGCTGCATCAAGCGCGTCGGCTGCGTCGTCAACCATATCGTCACCGGCTTCCGGAACAACTGCATGGTCGTGTGGAACGTGCCGGACGACCGGCTGGACGAACTGGGGGAGTCCGTGGGCGAACTCCCGTACGTGACGCTGTGTTACCATCGGCCGCGCCGGCCCGAGCGGGACTGGGAGTACAACCTCTTCACCATGGTCCACGGCCGCGAGGCCGACGCCGTCGACGCCAAGATCGACGAACTCGCCGCCGACCACCTCCCGTTCGACCACGAGCGGCTCTACTCGACGGCGACGCTGAAGCAGACCGGCGCGCAGTACGAGGAACTGGTCGGCGACGGGGCGTAG
- a CDS encoding PspA/IM30 family protein, with translation MGILSRASYVVRSKLNSILNRAEDPSESLDYSYEQMRDELQDVKQGIADLTTQKKRLEIQKRRLEENVEKHNEQAREAVQQDRDDLARKALEKKKSKMTQIEDLETQIAELQNTQDQLVDKKDELQGRIEEFRTKKETMKARYEAAEASTRVSEAMSGVGDEMGDVARSIERAEERTEEMEARSQAMDELQDTGAFDDALSDEDEIDRELSSGRTDREVDAELETLRAEMGKGSADDGGDVDADAADAATESDDLVDEEVEAELEELQQEDDADASN, from the coding sequence ATGGGAATCCTCTCTCGCGCCTCCTACGTCGTCCGCTCGAAGCTCAACTCGATCCTCAACCGGGCGGAGGACCCCTCGGAGTCGCTCGACTACAGCTACGAGCAGATGCGCGACGAGCTTCAGGACGTGAAACAGGGCATCGCGGACCTCACCACCCAGAAGAAGCGCCTGGAGATCCAGAAGCGCCGGCTGGAGGAGAACGTCGAAAAGCACAACGAACAGGCGCGGGAGGCGGTCCAGCAGGACCGCGACGACCTCGCGCGCAAGGCGCTGGAGAAGAAGAAGTCGAAGATGACCCAGATCGAGGACCTGGAGACGCAGATCGCCGAGCTCCAGAACACCCAGGACCAACTCGTCGACAAGAAGGACGAGCTCCAGGGGCGCATCGAGGAGTTCCGTACGAAGAAGGAGACGATGAAGGCGCGCTACGAGGCCGCGGAGGCCTCGACCCGCGTCTCGGAGGCGATGTCGGGCGTCGGCGACGAGATGGGCGACGTGGCTCGCTCGATCGAGCGGGCCGAGGAGCGTACCGAGGAGATGGAGGCGCGCTCGCAGGCGATGGACGAACTGCAGGACACCGGCGCGTTCGACGACGCGCTCTCCGACGAGGACGAGATCGATCGGGAGCTCAGCTCCGGCCGCACGGACCGCGAGGTCGACGCCGAACTGGAGACGCTGCGGGCGGAAATGGGGAAGGGCTCGGCCGACGACGGCGGCGACGTCGACGCCGACGCGGCCGACGCCGCGACGGAGTCCGACGACCTCGTCGACGAGGAGGTCGAAGCCGAGCTGGAGGAGCTCCAACAGGAGGACGACGCCGACGCCTCGAATTGA
- a CDS encoding ferredoxin has protein sequence MSDLDAEVQTASDVGGDGPPVEEKPYKIIFEANACFGAGKCAEVADNWEMDITSGMAKPKSYYVGDDELEENLRAAAVCPAKKDVGCIHVVDRRTDEELAPDPHGDGTLSVDW, from the coding sequence ATGAGCGATCTCGACGCGGAGGTACAGACAGCCAGCGACGTCGGCGGCGACGGGCCGCCGGTGGAGGAGAAGCCGTACAAGATAATTTTCGAGGCTAACGCCTGTTTCGGCGCGGGCAAGTGCGCGGAGGTCGCGGACAACTGGGAGATGGACATCACCAGCGGCATGGCGAAGCCGAAGTCGTACTACGTCGGCGACGACGAACTCGAGGAGAACCTTCGCGCGGCGGCGGTGTGTCCCGCGAAGAAGGACGTCGGCTGTATCCACGTCGTCGACCGCCGCACCGACGAGGAACTGGCGCCGGATCCGCACGGCGACGGAACGCTGAGCGTCGACTGGTGA
- a CDS encoding anthranilate phosphoribosyltransferase, whose protein sequence is MAKATTEEDETFGEWPLKRLMTEVCGSGPKSADDMTRAQATEAMRRIFAGEPDHTTLGAFWLANRWKRNNPEELAAYVDEMCSRVEYVEPDADPVDCGANYDGKGETAILGAAAGIVAAGAGTPVVVHSGDRVPTQKQDAYKHVLDELGVRTAIDLAESAEMVDETGFGFYYQPAFNPAIDDLWERRDMMGVRSFVNTIETLANPAGASTHLGSFYHLAFAKKVVDTFAESEFHDLDRVIMFQGMEGYDDIRPGYTKVAEWNAGSDATGEDGSESDSFTDYEIETPEYGMDFEEADLEVDDVAVDSAALTEEVVTGERDDHWRDAVALNAAFRIYARDDVDSIEEGLEAARAAIDDGSAAAVLDDIRAF, encoded by the coding sequence ATGGCGAAGGCGACCACCGAGGAGGACGAGACGTTCGGCGAGTGGCCGCTCAAGCGGCTCATGACCGAGGTCTGTGGCTCCGGCCCGAAGTCGGCCGACGACATGACCCGCGCGCAGGCGACCGAGGCCATGCGCCGGATCTTCGCGGGCGAACCCGACCACACGACGCTGGGGGCTTTCTGGCTGGCGAACCGCTGGAAGCGCAACAACCCCGAGGAACTGGCCGCGTACGTCGACGAGATGTGCTCGCGCGTCGAGTACGTCGAACCCGACGCCGACCCCGTCGACTGCGGCGCAAACTACGACGGGAAAGGCGAGACGGCGATCCTCGGCGCCGCCGCGGGCATCGTGGCCGCCGGCGCCGGCACGCCCGTGGTGGTCCACTCGGGCGACCGTGTGCCCACCCAGAAGCAGGACGCCTACAAGCACGTCCTCGACGAACTCGGCGTTCGGACGGCGATCGACCTCGCGGAGTCCGCCGAGATGGTCGACGAGACCGGGTTCGGGTTCTACTATCAGCCGGCGTTCAACCCCGCGATCGACGACCTGTGGGAGCGCCGCGACATGATGGGCGTCCGGTCGTTCGTCAACACGATCGAGACGCTCGCCAACCCCGCGGGCGCCTCGACGCACCTCGGCTCCTTTTACCACCTCGCGTTCGCGAAGAAGGTGGTCGACACCTTCGCCGAGAGCGAGTTCCACGACCTCGACCGCGTCATCATGTTCCAGGGGATGGAGGGGTACGACGACATCCGCCCCGGCTACACCAAAGTGGCTGAATGGAACGCAGGGAGCGATGCCACCGGCGAAGACGGGAGCGAGAGCGACTCGTTCACCGACTACGAGATCGAGACGCCCGAGTACGGCATGGACTTCGAGGAGGCGGACCTGGAGGTCGACGACGTCGCCGTCGACTCGGCAGCGCTCACCGAGGAGGTCGTCACGGGCGAGCGCGACGATCACTGGCGCGACGCGGTCGCGCTCAACGCGGCGTTCCGGATCTACGCGCGCGACGACGTCGACAGCATCGAGGAGGGGCTGGAGGCGGCCCGGGCCGCCATCGACGACGGTTCCGCGGCGGCGGTGCTCGACGATATCCGCGCGTTCTGA
- a CDS encoding dipeptide epimerase, with the protein MTSSPSLSASFERVSLPLEHDFTISRGTTTAAENVLVRIEDEDGMIGVGAAAPSAHYGETADTVVAVLPDLLAEVETVGDPHAIAEIEERMEAVVADNPAARCAVSIALHDLAAKRLGAPLYRLWGLNSADTPDTSYTIGIDDTDVMREKTATAVETGHSTLKLKLGTDRDREVVEAVREEAPDATLRVDANEAWTPRETARKSEWLADLGVEFIEQPIPASDPAGLKDAFERSVLPIAADESCVTLADIPQIADRCDIANLKLMKCGGLLEAKRMIHAARAHGLEVMLGCMVESNAAIAAGCHLGPLLDYADLDGSLLLADGADPFDGVPMPEGRIDLAAVDRPGTGAVE; encoded by the coding sequence ATGACGTCGTCCCCCTCGCTCTCTGCCTCCTTCGAGCGCGTCTCGCTCCCGCTGGAACACGACTTCACCATCTCCCGGGGGACCACCACCGCAGCCGAGAACGTGCTCGTCCGCATCGAGGACGAGGATGGCATGATCGGCGTCGGCGCGGCCGCCCCCTCGGCCCACTACGGCGAGACCGCGGACACGGTCGTCGCGGTGCTGCCGGACCTGCTCGCCGAGGTCGAGACCGTCGGCGACCCCCACGCCATCGCGGAGATCGAGGAGCGCATGGAGGCGGTCGTCGCCGACAACCCCGCCGCCAGGTGTGCGGTGAGCATCGCGCTCCACGATCTGGCGGCGAAACGGCTCGGCGCTCCACTGTACCGTCTGTGGGGGCTGAACTCGGCGGACACGCCGGACACGTCCTACACCATCGGGATCGACGACACCGACGTGATGCGCGAGAAGACGGCGACCGCCGTCGAGACGGGCCACTCGACGCTCAAGCTAAAACTCGGCACCGACCGCGACCGCGAAGTCGTGGAGGCGGTCCGTGAGGAGGCGCCCGACGCGACCCTCCGCGTCGACGCCAACGAGGCGTGGACGCCCCGCGAGACCGCCCGCAAGAGCGAGTGGCTCGCGGATCTGGGCGTCGAGTTCATCGAGCAGCCGATCCCCGCGAGCGACCCGGCGGGGCTGAAGGACGCCTTCGAGCGCTCGGTCCTCCCGATCGCCGCGGATGAGTCGTGCGTCACGCTCGCGGACATCCCGCAGATCGCGGACCGGTGCGACATCGCGAACCTGAAGCTGATGAAATGTGGCGGCCTGCTGGAGGCCAAACGGATGATCCACGCGGCCCGTGCGCACGGGCTCGAAGTCATGCTCGGCTGCATGGTCGAGTCGAACGCCGCCATCGCCGCCGGCTGTCACCTCGGGCCGTTGCTCGACTACGCCGACCTCGACGGGAGTCTGTTGCTCGCGGACGGCGCGGACCCGTTCGATGGCGTGCCGATGCCGGAGGGGCGGATCGATCTGGCGGCGGTCGACCGGCCCGGGACGGGTGCGGTCGAATGA
- a CDS encoding class I SAM-dependent methyltransferase, giving the protein MTDPRRENRRLWDEWSDTFQSYWNANAAEGELPPAPSPFDTDRPGGMRPDPLDSVEETDYVELGCGGGQGSVGTARLGADTVVGVDFSREQLRHARRLRDFYGVDARFVQGDVTDLPLPDDAFDLASSEAAFQMVPDLDRALAEVRRVLRDGGVFVLGLPHPLYEALDAESRTLEGNYLDPGPREVTVDEGYESTLVVFDRTVADVYNALRDAGFEVTRMLEHVNDPVADTDPAESDRPDVLWEVPRSVRFRAVAR; this is encoded by the coding sequence ATGACCGACCCGCGGCGGGAGAACCGCCGGTTGTGGGACGAGTGGAGCGACACCTTCCAGTCGTACTGGAACGCGAACGCCGCCGAGGGGGAGTTGCCGCCCGCGCCGTCGCCGTTCGACACCGACCGGCCGGGCGGGATGCGTCCCGACCCGCTCGATTCGGTCGAGGAAACGGACTACGTCGAACTCGGTTGTGGCGGCGGCCAAGGGAGCGTCGGCACCGCCCGACTCGGCGCCGACACGGTCGTTGGTGTCGACTTCTCCCGCGAGCAACTCCGGCACGCCCGGCGCCTGCGCGACTTCTACGGCGTCGACGCCCGGTTCGTGCAGGGCGACGTGACCGACCTCCCGCTGCCGGACGACGCCTTCGATCTGGCCTCCTCGGAGGCGGCGTTCCAGATGGTGCCGGACCTCGACCGGGCGCTCGCCGAGGTCCGTCGCGTCCTCCGCGACGGCGGCGTGTTCGTGCTCGGCCTCCCGCATCCGCTGTACGAGGCGCTCGACGCGGAGTCGCGGACGCTGGAGGGGAACTACCTCGACCCCGGGCCGCGCGAGGTCACGGTCGACGAGGGGTACGAGTCGACGCTGGTCGTGTTCGACCGCACGGTCGCCGACGTGTACAACGCGCTCCGCGACGCCGGGTTCGAGGTCACACGGATGCTGGAACACGTGAACGACCCGGTCGCGGACACCGATCCCGCGGAGAGCGACCGCCCCGACGTGCTGTGGGAAGTGCCGCGCAGCGTGCGGTTCCGGGCGGTCGCACGCTGA
- a CDS encoding transcription factor S, with product MQFCDECGSMMRTDDGVMVCSGCGATADRDEERAAEFVSTEAQTHDDVIETEEGANFEGKPTSDDVICDECGHTVAWYTIKQTGAADEPPTRFFKCTECGYRWREYN from the coding sequence ATGCAGTTTTGCGACGAGTGCGGTTCGATGATGCGCACCGATGACGGCGTGATGGTGTGTTCCGGCTGCGGCGCCACCGCCGACCGCGACGAGGAGCGCGCCGCCGAGTTCGTCTCCACCGAGGCCCAGACTCACGACGACGTGATCGAAACCGAGGAGGGCGCGAACTTCGAGGGGAAGCCCACCTCCGACGACGTGATCTGCGACGAGTGCGGCCACACCGTCGCGTGGTACACGATCAAACAGACCGGCGCCGCCGACGAGCCGCCGACGCGCTTCTTCAAGTGCACGGAGTGCGGCTACCGCTGGCGGGAGTACAACTGA
- a CDS encoding LLM class flavin-dependent oxidoreductase, producing MSDGIHLNLFTMNSVEHVSPGSWTHPADRSGEYKDREYWTDVARTAERGGFAAVFFADVRGIYDVYGGDRETAIEHAVQTPSNDPGYLVPAMAEVTDSLGFAVTKSTTYTHPYQLAREFSTLDHLTDGRVAFNVVTSYLESAAANLGLDERMDKGTRYDRADEFMNVCYALWEDSWEDDAVVRDRESGVFSDPAKVHEIDHEGEFFDVPGPHGCEPSPQRSPVIFQAGSSDRGRDFAAANAEAVFCSQPTEHGVREYMDDLRERAADLGRDPDDLAFFPGVVPVVAETEEAAEAKYERLLETVDVEATLALLSGFLDMDLSELDPDQRIEHIETDAIQGTMNAFTKSDPDREWTVREVAQFSGLGTTSPVVVGTPEQVTDELQYWHEEVGVDGFNVKEVLRTGSLDDVVDLLVPELRARDLLAEPTAGETLRERLLGGGSRLAPSHPARQ from the coding sequence ATGAGCGACGGCATCCATCTCAACCTCTTCACGATGAACTCCGTGGAGCACGTCTCCCCCGGGTCGTGGACCCACCCGGCGGACCGCTCCGGCGAGTACAAAGACAGGGAGTACTGGACCGACGTAGCGAGAACCGCCGAACGGGGCGGCTTCGCGGCAGTCTTCTTCGCCGACGTGCGCGGCATCTACGACGTGTACGGCGGCGACCGCGAGACGGCCATCGAGCACGCCGTCCAGACCCCCTCGAACGACCCCGGCTACCTCGTGCCCGCGATGGCCGAGGTGACCGACTCGCTCGGGTTCGCGGTCACGAAGTCGACCACCTACACCCACCCGTACCAGCTCGCGCGGGAGTTCTCCACGCTCGATCACCTCACCGACGGCCGCGTCGCGTTCAACGTCGTCACCTCGTATCTGGAGTCGGCGGCGGCGAACCTCGGCCTCGACGAGCGCATGGACAAGGGGACACGGTACGACCGCGCCGACGAGTTCATGAACGTCTGCTACGCGCTATGGGAGGACTCGTGGGAGGACGACGCCGTCGTCCGCGACCGGGAGTCGGGCGTCTTCAGCGACCCGGCGAAGGTCCACGAGATCGACCACGAGGGAGAGTTCTTCGACGTGCCCGGCCCGCACGGCTGCGAGCCGTCGCCGCAGCGTTCGCCGGTGATCTTCCAAGCGGGCTCCTCCGACCGCGGACGCGACTTCGCCGCCGCCAACGCCGAGGCGGTGTTCTGCTCGCAGCCCACCGAGCACGGCGTCCGTGAGTACATGGACGACCTGCGCGAGCGGGCCGCCGACCTCGGCAGGGATCCCGACGACCTCGCGTTCTTCCCGGGGGTCGTGCCGGTCGTCGCCGAGACGGAGGAGGCCGCCGAAGCGAAGTACGAGCGCCTGCTGGAGACCGTCGACGTGGAGGCGACGCTCGCGCTGTTGTCGGGCTTCCTCGACATGGACCTCTCCGAGCTCGATCCGGATCAGCGGATCGAGCACATCGAGACCGACGCGATCCAGGGGACGATGAACGCCTTTACCAAGTCCGACCCGGATCGGGAGTGGACCGTCCGCGAGGTCGCGCAGTTCTCCGGCCTCGGAACCACTTCCCCGGTCGTGGTCGGCACGCCCGAACAGGTGACCGACGAACTGCAGTACTGGCACGAGGAGGTGGGCGTCGACGGGTTCAACGTGAAGGAGGTGCTTCGCACCGGGAGCCTCGACGACGTGGTCGATCTCCTCGTGCCGGAGCTGCGCGCGCGAGATCTCCTCGCGGAGCCGACGGCGGGAGAGACCCTCCGCGAACGACTCCTCGGCGGCGGGTCACGGCTCGCCCCGTCACATCCCGCACGGCAGTGA